The genomic region TTCTTTTTTTATTTTTTATTTTTTTAATCATACACCCAAATAAGCCATAACACTATTTCACCTTAATTTAACATTTATCTCACGAAAAAAATAGACTAATTTTTTAAAGTATTTATAAACTAATTTTTAAAATTTATTAAATTGAAATTTTAAATTTAAATTCATATAAATAAATTTATAAATCTAATGGATTAAATTATAAAAATAGATGAAAATTAATTTAAATTAAACAATTAATATGATTGAATTTTTAGGAGATTAAATTTGAACATTTCAGAAAAAATATTATCTCAAAAGCTTGGTCGTGAAGTCGTTCCTGGAGAAATTATCGAAGTGGACGTTGATTTGGCCATGTCACATGATGGAACTTCACCTCCTGCAATAAAAACCTTTGAAAAGATAAGCGATAAGGTATGGGACAATGAGAAGATAGTCATTGTCTTTGACCATAACATACCTGCAAATACAATCGGATCTGCAGAGTTCCAAAAGGTGGCAAGAAACTTCATAAAAACCCAAGGCATCAAGAATCATTACATTCATGGAGAAGGAATCTGCCATCAAGTGCTTCCTGAAAAGGGACATGTGGAACCTGGAAAGATTATAGTTGGCGCAGACTCACATACATGCACTTACGGAGCATTTGGAGCATTTTCCACTGGAATGGGTGCCACTGACTTGGCTATGGTCTATGCTACAGGAAAAACATGGTTCATGGTTCCGGAATCCTTTAAGATTGAAGTTGAAGGAAACATGAAACCTGGAATCACTTCAAAGGACTTGATCTTAAATATCATTGGAGAGATTGGAATAGCTGGAGCCACCTACAAGACTGCAGAATTCTGCGGAGAGACAATAGACAATTTGGATGTCGAAAGCAGAATGACCATGACAAACATGGCAATAGAGATGGGTGCCAAAAACGGAATAATGGAACCTAATCAGGCAACTATCGAATATGTCTGTGAAAGAACCGGCAAAACTCGAGACCAATTGAACATTCTAAAATCCGATAAGGATTCAGTATATGAAAAGGAATTCCTATTTAATGTAGATGATATGGAAGCCCAAATAGCTTGCCCTAACGATGTGGACAATGTTAAGCCATTGTCACAAGTGGCTGGAACCCATATTGACCAAGGATTCATCGGTTCATGTACAAATGGAAGATTATCCGATCTTGCACAGGCAGCAGCTGTTCTTGAAGGAAGAAAAATCCATGATGATGTCAGATTAATAATCATTCCTGCCTCAAAGGAAATCTATCAGAAGGCAATGGATTTAGGATACATAAAAACATTCCTTGATGCTGGAGCAATTGTTTCAAATCCTGGATGTGGACCATGCTTAGGTGGACATATGGGAGTATTGTCTGAAGGTGAAACAAGCATTTCAGCTACAAACAGAAACTTCAAGGGTAGAATGGGAGATCCTAACTCT from Methanobrevibacter sp. harbors:
- the hacA gene encoding homoaconitase large subunit, which codes for MNISEKILSQKLGREVVPGEIIEVDVDLAMSHDGTSPPAIKTFEKISDKVWDNEKIVIVFDHNIPANTIGSAEFQKVARNFIKTQGIKNHYIHGEGICHQVLPEKGHVEPGKIIVGADSHTCTYGAFGAFSTGMGATDLAMVYATGKTWFMVPESFKIEVEGNMKPGITSKDLILNIIGEIGIAGATYKTAEFCGETIDNLDVESRMTMTNMAIEMGAKNGIMEPNQATIEYVCERTGKTRDQLNILKSDKDSVYEKEFLFNVDDMEAQIACPNDVDNVKPLSQVAGTHIDQGFIGSCTNGRLSDLAQAAAVLEGRKIHDDVRLIIIPASKEIYQKAMDLGYIKTFLDAGAIVSNPGCGPCLGGHMGVLSEGETSISATNRNFKGRMGDPNSSVYLANAGVVAASAISGFIENPDNL